One genomic window of Streptomyces sp. NBC_01276 includes the following:
- a CDS encoding phosphodiester glycosidase family protein, with product MKRFPRLAAVAVLAAVGLAAVPARPAAARPETARPAAPGPEATRPEHPAPGVTYREFTVPTSHGSARLHLVEVDLRTPGVRADLLYPGSVSGRAPVSQMARRQGAVAAVNGDFFHMVESQHPGIAATGSPSGPEVKDGRALKAAVPERQRFGWKPPAGDSARDVVGVGTDGKARSGRLKLVGRVETPAGRLALGGYNQYALPVGSVGLFTSHWGSASRARAVCGTDRSRAAPCSEEVYEVTVRRGEVVSGSDTPGSGPVDADTQILLGREAGADALRALVPGTHVRIAYDLDSGPGVPFRFALGAHTVLRDHRPLPGLDARTAEPRSAVGVGEGGDTLFLLVTDGREGTSTGLTVRELADVLRSLGCVEGLYMDGGASSTLAVRDPATGKVAVRNHLQQGQERRVPNGIAITAGK from the coding sequence ATGAAGAGGTTCCCCCGCCTCGCCGCCGTCGCGGTCCTGGCCGCGGTCGGTCTCGCCGCCGTCCCGGCCCGGCCGGCGGCGGCCCGCCCGGAGACCGCCCGCCCGGCAGCGCCCGGACCGGAGGCGACCCGCCCCGAGCACCCGGCGCCCGGCGTGACCTACCGGGAGTTCACCGTCCCCACCTCGCACGGCAGCGCCCGCCTCCATCTCGTCGAAGTCGATCTGCGTACGCCCGGAGTGCGGGCCGACCTGCTGTACCCCGGCTCCGTCAGCGGCCGGGCCCCGGTGTCGCAGATGGCCCGGCGGCAGGGAGCCGTGGCCGCGGTGAACGGGGACTTCTTCCACATGGTGGAGAGCCAGCACCCCGGGATCGCCGCCACCGGCTCCCCGTCGGGCCCGGAGGTGAAGGACGGCCGCGCGCTCAAGGCCGCCGTACCCGAAAGGCAGCGGTTCGGCTGGAAGCCCCCGGCGGGTGACAGCGCCCGGGACGTGGTCGGCGTCGGCACCGACGGCAAGGCGCGCAGCGGCCGGCTGAAGCTGGTCGGCCGCGTGGAGACCCCGGCGGGACGGCTCGCCCTGGGCGGGTACAACCAGTACGCCCTGCCCGTCGGTTCCGTCGGCCTGTTCACCTCGCACTGGGGCTCCGCGTCCCGCGCGCGGGCGGTGTGCGGCACCGACAGGAGCCGCGCGGCGCCCTGCTCGGAAGAGGTCTACGAGGTCACCGTCCGCCGGGGCGAGGTGGTCTCCGGTTCCGACACCCCCGGCAGCGGGCCCGTCGACGCCGACACCCAGATCCTGTTGGGCCGGGAGGCGGGCGCGGACGCGCTCCGCGCCCTGGTCCCCGGCACGCACGTCCGGATCGCGTACGACCTGGACTCCGGCCCGGGGGTCCCCTTCCGCTTCGCGCTGGGCGCGCACACCGTGCTGCGCGACCACCGGCCCTTGCCGGGCCTGGACGCGCGCACCGCGGAGCCCCGCTCGGCGGTGGGCGTCGGCGAGGGCGGCGACACGCTGTTCCTGCTGGTGACCGACGGCCGGGAGGGCACCTCCACCGGTCTGACCGTGCGTGAACTCGCCGACGTGCTGCGCTCGCTCGGCTGCGTCGAAGGCCTCTACATGGACGGCGGCGCCTCCTCCACCCTCGCCGTACGCGACCCCGCGACCGGGAAGGTCGCCGTCCGCAACCACCTCCAGCAGGGCCAGGAACGGCGCGTGCCGAACGGCATCGCGATCACCGCCGGGAAGTGA
- a CDS encoding PhzF family phenazine biosynthesis protein, whose amino-acid sequence MRYTHVDVFTARPYSGNSLAVFPEAEGLTGDRMLSITRELRHFESVFLARDPARPRTHRARVFDLTGELDFAGHPLLGAAGVLHDQHAADAADGVPDDRVRWTLRLRSRTVEAVTRRNGPRRYEGTLEQGPAEFTRGPHGPDRATRAAIASWFSLGADDLDPRLPPETVSAGLRYLVVPVRGDALARARVATPLDAPLARLGAAYAYLLDVTAMEGRHWTNDGLLEDTATGSGAGCAAAYLRRHGRLGDGERAVLRQGRFTGRPSEMTISAHGHGTDVRTVEVGGGVVIVGEGRLAELP is encoded by the coding sequence GTGCGCTACACCCACGTCGACGTCTTCACCGCCCGCCCCTACAGCGGCAACAGCCTCGCGGTCTTCCCCGAGGCCGAAGGCCTCACCGGCGACCGGATGCTGAGCATCACCAGGGAACTGCGCCACTTCGAATCGGTCTTCCTGGCACGGGACCCGGCGCGCCCGCGCACCCACCGGGCCCGGGTCTTCGACCTCACGGGGGAACTCGACTTCGCGGGACACCCCCTGCTCGGCGCCGCGGGCGTGCTCCACGACCAGCACGCCGCCGACGCCGCGGACGGCGTTCCCGACGACCGTGTCAGGTGGACCCTGCGGCTGCGCTCCCGCACGGTGGAGGCCGTCACCCGCCGCAACGGACCGCGCCGTTACGAGGGCACCCTGGAGCAGGGTCCCGCCGAGTTCACCCGCGGCCCGCACGGCCCGGACCGGGCCACCCGGGCCGCCATCGCCTCCTGGTTCTCCCTCGGCGCCGACGACCTCGACCCGCGGCTGCCACCGGAGACGGTGTCCGCCGGACTGCGCTACCTGGTCGTTCCCGTGCGGGGTGACGCACTGGCCCGGGCCCGCGTCGCCACCCCGCTCGACGCGCCCCTGGCCCGCCTGGGGGCCGCGTACGCCTACCTCCTCGACGTCACCGCGATGGAAGGGAGGCACTGGACCAACGACGGCCTCCTGGAGGACACGGCCACCGGCAGCGGAGCGGGCTGCGCGGCGGCGTACCTGCGCCGCCACGGCCGGCTCGGCGACGGGGAGCGGGCCGTGCTGCGGCAGGGACGTTTCACCGGCCGGCCCAGCGAGATGACCATCAGCGCGCACGGTCACGGGACGGACGTGCGCACGGTGGAGGTCGGCGGCGGCGTCGTCATCGTCGGCGAGGGACGGCTCGCCGAACTCCCCTGA